A single region of the Cyanobacteria bacterium FACHB-DQ100 genome encodes:
- a CDS encoding CPBP family intramembrane metalloprotease: MNLFPILIDATAFVKSLSQAPAFIQIGFFFLIWGLVWLPIAIPIAFFVKWRPFAPLELQQKLPLVASLYLLAPPILWKIAALKRVPFSTFGISLNTDLLTSTALGLGIGAIGILVLFGVQTAIGWIHWNPESWRKWLTASLPTLLLALWIGFTEELVFRGFFFGQIASDFWWGAIVSSLIFAVLHLIWEGKENIPQLPGLTLMGVVLCLAFVQNQNSIGLPWGLHAGWVWMIASLDAAEILSYDETAPEWLTGIDRKPLAGVLGLSFLLVTGLGIEVFWRAL, from the coding sequence ATGAACTTGTTTCCTATCTTGATCGATGCAACTGCGTTTGTTAAGAGTCTTTCACAAGCGCCTGCATTTATTCAGATAGGATTCTTTTTTCTGATTTGGGGATTGGTGTGGTTGCCGATCGCGATCCCTATTGCGTTCTTTGTGAAGTGGAGACCTTTCGCGCCGCTAGAACTGCAACAAAAATTGCCGTTGGTTGCTTCACTTTACCTGCTTGCGCCACCAATTTTGTGGAAAATTGCCGCGCTAAAGCGAGTTCCCTTTTCTACATTTGGTATCAGTTTGAATACTGATCTTTTGACTTCGACTGCACTCGGATTGGGCATCGGAGCGATCGGAATTCTGGTTTTATTCGGTGTACAAACTGCGATCGGTTGGATTCATTGGAACCCTGAGAGCTGGCGAAAATGGCTCACGGCAAGTTTACCGACGCTGTTACTTGCACTCTGGATTGGATTTACCGAAGAATTGGTGTTTCGAGGATTCTTCTTTGGTCAAATCGCCTCTGATTTCTGGTGGGGCGCGATCGTCTCCAGCCTGATTTTTGCAGTCCTACACCTGATTTGGGAAGGCAAAGAAAATATCCCACAACTGCCGGGACTAACGCTAATGGGCGTTGTGCTGTGCTTAGCGTTCGTTCAAAACCAGAACAGCATTGGTCTACCCTGGGGACTTCATGCAGGCTGGGTGTGGATGATTGCGAGTTTAGATGCAGCAGAGATTTTGAGCTATGACGAAACTGCCCCAGAGTGGTTAACGGGGATCGATCGCAAACCCCTGGCTGGAGTGTTGGGATTGTCGTTTCTATTGGTGACAGGGTTGGGAATTGAAGTGTTCTGGCGAGCGCTCTAG
- a CDS encoding AbrB family transcriptional regulator has product MSEPATAPLTGKALLQKVKELSHLPRRETAKRCGYYTVTKNNQTRVNLTDFYDALLVAKGLPLDPEGTKDGRGREPTYRVSVHQNGQIVIGAAYTKAMGLKPGDEFEIKLGYKHIHLIQLDGDKASKNGAVDEGEAN; this is encoded by the coding sequence ATGAGTGAACCTGCAACCGCCCCATTAACTGGGAAGGCGCTACTTCAAAAAGTAAAAGAATTGTCACATCTGCCCCGTCGAGAAACGGCAAAGCGATGTGGCTACTACACCGTTACGAAGAACAATCAAACGCGAGTCAATTTGACCGATTTCTACGATGCTTTGCTGGTCGCGAAAGGGCTTCCTCTCGATCCAGAAGGCACCAAAGATGGTCGAGGACGCGAACCCACGTATCGCGTCAGTGTTCATCAAAATGGGCAAATTGTCATTGGAGCCGCTTATACAAAAGCAATGGGTCTAAAGCCTGGCGATGAGTTTGAAATTAAACTCGGCTATAAGCACATTCACTTGATTCAGCTTGATGGCGATAAAGCAAGTAAAAATGGTGCAGTTGATGAAGGAGAGGCAAATTAA